The genomic DNA AAACAAATTGGCTCTTGTGTTTCTACCCCtgtctaaaatttgaaatatctCGTTTCCTTCACAAAATGATTAATAAACTtatatcatatttttttcacgAAATAGCAAACTATCATCGAGACGAAAATCGGAggcgtattttttttgttgaacatggtaaaatccttattttttgaCAGATGCGGGTGAGGTTTCAATACGGTAGTGATAGATTTTCTCTCAATATTTTCTTTGTGTGGGTTGATAATCGAGCATTATTTTACCAAACTgttctttttaaactttcattttgAGACATGGACAAATTGAGGGATATCTGGTCGTAAAGAGtcgattttaaagaaaaataaaatatgaaacaagCACAGAACAGAAGTCACTCGTGGATATCGGTCAAGCTTTGTATTTGTTTCCTCGGAGGTCCGCTCAATGTCTTGAAAAGTAAAGTCATCGCCGATGTTGTCACTTTTCAAACCCTCAGTTCTTACCTGAAACGAATTTTGTTGAGATTATCGTGAAAAAAATAACCATGACTGCTAAGACTGCCACGCACTCTAAATACATTGATATGATCGTAAGTGCGATAAAAGCACTGAGTAATACAAGCGGCTCATCTCGACAAGCCATCAACAAGTACATTGTACAGGAGTACAAACTCACGGAGAACAATCACCATAGTGCGTTAAAACAGGGGTTTTGCTAAAAGCAGGCCCGCGGCCCAGCGGCCCACGGCCCACGGCCCGCGACGGCCCCGCAGCCCCGCGGCCCGGTGGCCCAGTCCTGATTTTCCCGTTTTTTTGTCCAGCGGTAAATCCACGCGCATACAATGGACGACGGTGAGTTTGAATTCGTTTACCATTTAATCATTTGAATCCttgtttctgtttgttgcaTGTTGTTCAGATAAAAACGTTTTCATTCTCTGTTCATTCGTCTCTTTACAGAAACCGATAGCACAATAGAAGACTTTCATTATAGAACGATGTAAGTTATTTTCAAACCATactttgaaagtgaaaatatcATAAGTAATGAGATATGTGAACTGCGAATCGTTCTCTATACAGAGACATGTCGGTCTGTTTACAGGAACCCCACCCCAAAAGAAGAGCAGGGCAGAGTTTTTCAAACTGTAGTTTGAAAATAACTTAGATCGTTTGAGAATGGACTTCCTCTCTATCGGGCTCTGTAAACAGACGAATAAACAGAGAATGACAACGTTTTTCACTTAGCAACATGCAACGAAAGAAAGGGTCGAATGGGattgaaattattattaaaatggtAAACGAATTCAAACTCACCGTCGTCCATTTTGCACGCCCAAACCCGATGCAGATCTGTGCATGTGCGTGGATTTACCGCTGGACAAAAAGACTGTGGAAAATCAGGACTGGGCCTCCGGGCCGCGGGGCCGTCGCGGGCCGATGGGCCTTCGGGCCGCCGGGCCGCTGGGCCGTCGCGGGCCGTGGGCCGCGGGCCGCTGGGCCGCGGGCCTGCCTTTAGCAAAACCCGTTAAAACAGGCGCTCAGAGAGCGGGGATCTGGACCGAACGGTCCGCTTGTTCACAACAAGGGAAAAGGTGCAGCCGGTTCTTTCAAGGTTAAACCAGCTCCAGCGAAGCCTGCTAAAACGGTTGCCAAGAAAGCACCGGCGAAGAAAAGCGCGCGCAAGAAAGGACCTGCCAAGAAGAAGGCCCCTGCTGCCAAGGGAAAAGCAAAGCCCGCGAAACCTGCTGCCCCGGCTGCACCGCCTAAGGAAACAACAGCGCCAGTGGAAGCACCGGCGGCTAAAAAACCCGCCAAACCAAGTAATGCTAAAGTCACTAAGAAGAGTGGAAAGAAGTCCAAAGCTGCGTCCCGGAAAAAGCCCAAAGTCATGAAAGCGAAGAAATTGGCAAAGAAAGCCGCTTCTAAAAAGTAAAGTGAACTCAGGTCAATCACGTCAGAAGAGTGTTGATTTTTCAAACTGTTATGAGACTGTTCGAATCTTTGTGGTTTTACACTGTACATTCTTGATAATTTTACCAACGTTTTAGGTTTGTCCTGCTGTTGAaatactagcctgcgagcaaactctCTGGGGGGGGGCTATAAGGcccttccccccctccctcttCCCCACTCCAACCTCACAGCAGCCTAAAGAGCTTGCTAGAggatattgactgaattgccaATTTAAAATTGACGTAGATCCAAAACCCGTGAATATGAGGAAGGTACTAATCACGAAAGCAGCCGTCTCAACAGGTACCGTTTCAACCTTTTACTGTTTAGAGAATAAGATTGTTAGTTTAAATATTGTCTGTAAAATAGAAAGAAACAGCCTGAGAGTGTCATTTGTAAAATCTGAAAATAAGTTGTAAGAAAATGACGTGTATAGAATGTACATAAACTTGTAGCTTTTCAATATTGTTTCACAAAGAACAATAGAAACTTAACCCTAAGTTCAAACACAAAACCAGAAAGATTCTATGATAAATCAGAAAGTACGAGAGAATTCGTCATCAAAGCTGGCCTCGCGGTATGCAATCAACAATCGATGAAATCGATAATCATTCGATTAAAATCGGTGCCAATTTAATAATCGAATGATATCGGAAACCGGTTGACGAAGATTCTGACATTCACATGCACATGGTCGACTTTCACCGAATCGGACTACAAACTGATATTTATATCGGTTGTTTTCGAATCCATTCATACGGGTTCATACTGCGACTATCATTAGCGATCCATAAATACGCTGTAAGATCTTTATCAAAATAGATAGTATTCGTAGAATGAAAGGTTTAGTATCTAACGAGAAACTGTGGTGTTGCGTTAGAAGGGGAGCGAAGCTCCAAGCAGGTAGATTGGCCACCGTAAGGCGATTGAGAAACAGTTGACCAGCCTAGTATCAGGATTTGGAGAAGTAAGGAGCGAAAAGGGGAAACAGCGAAggtcccctcccctcccctcccctcttcCCTAATCCCTAacgaaggcctgatactcagctGGCTATCAGTTGACAAAACCAAATTGTTGAGTCCGCGGAGGCTCCTGCTGAAAGGaaagttaatgaatttgtttccatttgcacatctcctaTTATACACCTTATCTGCCCCCCAAACGTTTGCATAACcactgggtattacagtcgtcccaagagaaattgaagataAAAAGCTTATACAAAATATTTGGGTGCCAACAAGGTGTATCATGGGAGATGTGCAATTGGCGAATGGAAATTCAAATTGATGTCGAACTACTAACGCGCCAATGTCTGTGACATAATAAGCCTTTGTCTGAAAGGTTGCTGTCTCTTTACCATAAGGATTAAAGGATTTGTTGACTGTTGATCTGTTCAGCATTTATCTTCTGTCGCGTCTTGACATTGaaattcgttatatcgaggtagaTTTTACGTTTGGGCTTCCAGATTATGTTCGCTATATCGAAgaattcgttatatcgaggttcgttatatcgaggttctatTCCATGCATTTTACTATAACTTTGGCTGGGACATAGGATatcgttcgttatatcgaggacttcgttcaatagaggttcgttaaatcgaggttccactgtatcagttaccgtatttcctcgaataatagccgtccctcgattaatcgccaccctcgaataatcgcccccctaGAAGGAATATTTAACATAATCGCCTCCCTTGGATAATCgccaatgctgcgttctgattggttgagctactactaggctatatgttatagcccactagtagcgaaaagcgcgggttttgaaaaccaacacaatggcggctgaatcgcgctTTGcttgctaaagttgttttgtctcgatatttttgaacaactagttgaattttactaaaacaattattcctctcctCCTCATAGCTTCTTTGTATATGTTCAGCACTGGAAAAATGTGCAAGTTTAGTAGAACCTTATACAACAGACAGttaattcagttcgcgcgtattcctgctgAATTCGCtgtccgttttataagatatcaaaatcgCGTGAAAGTAATTACATTGTCCATAGCTGCTTAGCACCTGTTTTTAACATCTCCTTACAGTCTCAGTACAATGTTTAGAACTGTGCACAGCATGCATTTTATCTCAGTATCACTGggataaagcgtttcatttgtgaggaaaatttcactttctcatcaaaacaatcactgactgAATCAGACTCGGAgtagtttacttaaatttagTGTTCAGTACAGCAAACGGggttatgttctgtgaaatttatgTGCAGTCTGCAGCCCACATCACCACGATCAatgatttattcatttattttattttcaagttttttttttaaccgatCCTCGATCCCCTATTCTCCATCACCAATCCTCGATTCtcgatcctgattttccagtaaacccagaagttttgctcattatgattattgtttttttcgaccactgaagtaaTCACTTGTTcaaaagtaatcaacgctttcaagcaatagaattcgtggaccgacccgTTCCGAaaaagctcgatatgggatttctattctatggacatgaagtgctgTAAGTAGAGTGCGTGATAGTCTGGTACAAAGGTGCCCGTATAAACACATCCGTGTTACATACGTatttaacgcacgtaaatttaaatcacgtaaataaataaaagtagaGGCAAGATATTAAGTGTTGAACCATAAGTGACGTTGAGCGAGTGTCTACTTTCACGCTTACGTGCGACccttcatacattgcctctattttatttgcgaacgtaaattttacgcacgttcgcacgtaaaaattacgcgccagcggaaatcaacccttagacAGGTAACTGAAGTTGCTTCCAGTAGTAAATTCTTGATATCTCaagtagcctgcagtgcaggcgttttcttcggaCGCGCAAATgtttttgctcgcgaaagcgccatgttgaaaccgCAGAGAGGAGGAAAAGGGGCGAGTctcccctttccttctttcgccttTTCACCTATGTACCCttagggttactatttctactctccccaatcttccactgtcataaaatcaaagatggcggctacaacaatgcaaacacgaacaaggtttcgcccacctaaaatacgcctgcactacAGGctatatctcaagtatttataaaaTGTAACACGACTTCACATCTTAACAACCGCAAAAATCTGTCAATTAAATACgtacaacaaagtgaatctatttaaccgtagaGTTCCAGTAATGgcgacaatattctgagaaacgtaaggCCTTATCACACCACAAAACAAGATTTCTCCGCTATAGTATTTTCTCATCCTATTTGGGGATAtttcataactataacaaaattgtcaaatctgattggctatcaactgccctgatttcagcctttatactactacatgaaaaatt from Porites lutea chromosome 6, jaPorLute2.1, whole genome shotgun sequence includes the following:
- the LOC140941149 gene encoding histone H1-delta-like, whose amino-acid sequence is MTAKTATHSKYIDMIVSAIKALSNTSGSSRQAINKYIVQEYKLTENNHHSALLKQALRERGSGPNGPLVHNKGKGAAGSFKVKPAPAKPAKTVAKKAPAKKSARKKGPAKKKAPAAKGKAKPAKPAAPAAPPKETTAPVEAPAAKKPAKPSNAKVTKKSGKKSKAASRKKPKVMKAKKLAKKAASKK